One genomic window of Geoanaerobacter pelophilus includes the following:
- a CDS encoding GAF domain-containing protein: protein MPLDDDKGILNRADEFMQVFKKGAEFTQELLRENERLRFRILEMENIHSASPAAQADSGETMRLMQRISELESEKTEILERIRQIEEENKDFANRYVEIESENNNLANLYIASYQLHSTLDFPEVLQIIIEIVINLIGAENFAIMLLDEKTSMLEAVASEGVDREDVPKVHMGEGVIGDVAKTGDNYFVPDLDLYEMNMNSPMVCIPLKIKEQCIGVLVIYKLLMQKKAFADVDFELFTLLAGHAATAIFSSRLYSDSERKLNTIQGFLDLLTK, encoded by the coding sequence ATGCCACTGGATGACGACAAAGGTATCCTCAACAGGGCTGATGAATTCATGCAGGTATTCAAGAAGGGGGCCGAATTCACCCAGGAACTACTGCGCGAAAACGAGCGGCTCCGGTTTCGTATTCTCGAAATGGAAAATATCCACAGTGCTTCACCTGCAGCTCAAGCGGACTCTGGAGAAACCATGCGTCTCATGCAGCGTATCTCAGAGCTCGAGAGCGAAAAAACCGAGATTCTTGAGAGGATCAGGCAGATAGAGGAGGAGAATAAGGACTTTGCAAACCGATACGTCGAGATTGAGTCCGAGAATAACAACCTCGCCAATCTGTACATTGCAAGCTATCAACTCCATTCAACTCTGGATTTCCCGGAAGTGCTGCAGATCATCATCGAAATTGTAATTAATCTGATCGGCGCTGAGAACTTTGCCATAATGCTTCTTGATGAGAAGACCAGCATGCTCGAGGCGGTAGCATCTGAAGGTGTAGATCGGGAAGATGTTCCCAAGGTCCATATGGGGGAAGGGGTTATCGGCGATGTGGCAAAGACCGGTGATAATTACTTTGTGCCGGATCTTGATCTTTACGAAATGAATATGAACAGCCCTATGGTTTGCATCCCATTAAAAATAAAAGAGCAATGTATAGGTGTTCTGGTAATATACAAGTTGCTCATGCAGAAAAAAGCATTTGCCGATGTTGATTTCGAGCTTTTTACCCTGCTGGCAGGCCATGCAGCCACGGCAATTTTCAGCTCCAGGCTTTATTCGGATTCGGAGCGGAAGCTGAACACTATTCAGGGATTCCTTGATTTACTAACAAAATAG
- the lptE gene encoding LPS assembly lipoprotein LptE, whose amino-acid sequence MSRSINAFVLLGAILMLAGCGYGLAARTIPGNQTIAIPIFANKTLRPNLEACVTSKLVEQFARAGGGRVVNHDKAELELTGAILSYSESASAYTAGDKVALYQVTMTVEASLRQLSTGNVLWKGTLRAVQDYPTSNDLALKLNAQDAALRELCRKLAEGIERESGNHF is encoded by the coding sequence GTGTCCCGATCGATCAATGCGTTTGTGCTACTTGGTGCCATTCTGATGCTGGCCGGCTGCGGATATGGGTTGGCAGCCAGAACGATTCCCGGCAATCAGACCATTGCCATTCCGATATTCGCTAACAAGACTCTCAGGCCGAATCTGGAGGCGTGTGTCACCTCAAAGCTGGTGGAGCAGTTTGCGCGAGCCGGCGGAGGGCGCGTTGTAAACCATGACAAGGCTGAGCTTGAGCTTACAGGAGCGATTCTCTCTTACAGCGAATCAGCGAGTGCCTACACCGCCGGGGACAAGGTGGCATTGTATCAGGTTACCATGACAGTCGAGGCATCTTTGCGACAGCTCAGTACCGGCAATGTGTTGTGGAAAGGGACGTTGCGTGCGGTGCAGGATTATCCGACCAGCAACGATCTGGCTTTAAAGCTGAATGCCCAGGATGCGGCTCTCCGGGAACTTTGCCGGAAACTGGCAGAGGGTATTGAGCGAGAGAGCGGCAATCACTTTTAG
- the rpsT gene encoding 30S ribosomal protein S20: MAHHKSALKRIKQNEKKRLRNRHVRSTLRTFVKNVREAVAGNNLDAAREALAAAIPVIDKAASKGVIHTSNASRSVSRLTKLVNTLN, encoded by the coding sequence TTGGCTCATCACAAATCAGCACTTAAGAGAATCAAGCAGAATGAAAAAAAGCGGCTCCGCAACCGTCATGTTCGTTCCACTTTGCGCACGTTCGTAAAGAACGTCCGTGAGGCAGTTGCCGGAAACAACCTGGATGCTGCTCGTGAAGCGCTTGCTGCTGCAATACCTGTCATCGACAAGGCAGCTTCTAAAGGCGTCATTCACACTTCTAATGCATCACGGAGCGTTTCAAGACTGACCAAGTTGGTTAATACCCTTAACTAA
- a CDS encoding CheR family methyltransferase → MFGSDPEYQMSDEEFRLIRDLVYNHCGMFFAPDAKYLLEKRLSSRLAFHNLASYKDYYLLLKYDIRKDQEMSDLMDVLTTNETYFFREAFQLKAFTDEIIPEIVEAKLKKGDRSLRIWSAGCSTGEEPYTIAMLLLENSMLKGWRIEIIGTDISHRVLQQARKGVYGKSSFRATDAAYVGRYFEEQEGGSYRLSDNLRELVTISQLNLFDQNRLALLGRMDIIFCRNVIIYFDQLAKKKVVETFCQSLYPGGFLLLGHSESLMNITTLFTLRHLKNDMVYQKPLTAGGGL, encoded by the coding sequence ATTTTTGGCTCTGATCCCGAATACCAGATGTCCGATGAAGAGTTCCGGCTTATTAGGGATCTGGTTTACAATCACTGCGGGATGTTCTTTGCCCCGGATGCAAAGTACTTGCTAGAGAAACGCCTTTCTTCGCGGTTGGCTTTTCACAATTTGGCAAGTTATAAGGATTATTATCTCCTTCTAAAGTACGACATCAGAAAAGATCAGGAAATGTCTGACTTGATGGATGTCCTTACTACCAATGAGACCTACTTTTTCAGAGAAGCATTTCAGCTGAAAGCATTTACCGACGAGATCATCCCAGAGATTGTTGAAGCAAAGCTGAAAAAGGGGGACCGCTCTCTAAGAATCTGGAGTGCTGGCTGTTCGACAGGAGAAGAGCCTTACACAATCGCAATGTTGCTGCTTGAGAACAGTATGCTCAAGGGGTGGCGGATCGAGATAATCGGCACTGACATCAGTCATAGAGTTCTGCAACAGGCCAGGAAAGGAGTTTATGGTAAGAGTTCCTTCAGGGCAACCGACGCGGCATATGTGGGCCGCTACTTTGAGGAGCAGGAAGGCGGAAGTTATCGGCTCTCAGATAATCTTCGTGAACTGGTCACCATCAGCCAGCTGAACCTGTTCGATCAAAACCGCCTGGCCCTTCTTGGGAGGATGGATATCATCTTCTGCAGGAACGTAATCATTTACTTTGACCAGCTTGCCAAGAAAAAGGTTGTAGAGACTTTTTGCCAATCGCTTTATCCTGGCGGGTTTCTGTTACTGGGTCATTCAGAGTCACTGATGAACATAACCACCCTCTTCACCCTCAGGCATCTGAAAAACGACATGGTTTATCAGAAGCCTTTGACTGCCGGAGGGGGCCTGTGA
- the leuS gene encoding leucine--tRNA ligase, with the protein MEEKYQPKVVEEKWQSVWEDNKSFKVSHDAARSKYYLLEMFPYPSGRIHMGHVRNYSIGDVVARFKRMNGFNVLHPMGWDAFGMPAENAAIQHKSHPAVWTYDNIAYMRGQLKKLGLSYDWDRELATCDLDYYKWEQRLFLQMYEKGLAYKRNAAVNWCPKCETVLANEQVEDGCCWRCDSEVNQKELDQWFFRITDYAEELLDWTNKLPGWPERVLVMQRNWIGKSYGCEIDFALDGKAGAIRVFTTRQDTLFGATFMSLAPEHPLALELTTDDRRSEVEAFIDKVRKTEKAKRTADDLEKEGVFTGSYCINPVTGRKMPVYLANFVLLDYGTGAVMAVPTHDQRDFEFAQKYDLPLQVVIQPPGEQLDAVNMKAAYTDPGIMANSGEFDGLSSTDAKEKIADYLGAKGLGTKTVNFRLRDWLISRQRYWGNPIPVIYCDCCGVVPVPEKDLPVVLPKDVAFTGEGGNPLARVESFAKVACPKCGKPARRETDTMDTFVQSSWYFLRYCCPSFNNGPIDKQEAEYWMSVDQYIGGIEHAVLHLLYARFFTKVLRDLGYVDIDEPFTNLLTQGMVIKDGAKMSKSKGNVVDPDALIQKYGADTARLFSLFAAPPEKDLDWSDHGVDGSYRFLNRVWKLVFELKPLVEKAGRLDPGNLGDDAKALRRVLHKTIRKVTEDVGERFHFNTAISAIMELVNAVFSFEPKNDPANGAVLKETVEAMVLMLAPFVPHFAEELWHILGHEGGVEVHGWPKYDAAAAVDEELLVVLQVNGKLRGKVTVPADATQESIEQAALADPKIQVYLEGKTVRKVIYVPGKLLNIVVG; encoded by the coding sequence GTGGAGGAGAAATACCAGCCAAAGGTTGTGGAAGAAAAATGGCAGAGTGTCTGGGAAGATAACAAGAGCTTCAAGGTTTCCCATGATGCTGCCAGATCGAAATATTACCTGCTTGAGATGTTCCCTTACCCGTCTGGTCGTATCCATATGGGGCATGTCCGGAATTATTCAATCGGTGATGTTGTTGCCAGATTCAAGCGAATGAACGGTTTCAATGTCCTGCACCCGATGGGGTGGGATGCTTTCGGAATGCCGGCGGAGAATGCAGCGATACAGCATAAGAGCCACCCTGCTGTCTGGACTTATGACAATATTGCCTATATGCGCGGCCAACTTAAAAAGCTGGGTCTTTCCTACGACTGGGACCGGGAGCTTGCCACCTGCGATCTTGATTACTACAAGTGGGAGCAGCGGCTGTTTCTCCAGATGTATGAAAAGGGGCTTGCCTACAAACGTAACGCTGCTGTCAACTGGTGTCCCAAATGTGAGACGGTCCTTGCCAATGAGCAGGTTGAAGACGGTTGCTGTTGGCGATGCGACAGTGAGGTAAACCAGAAAGAGCTTGATCAGTGGTTTTTCAGGATCACCGACTATGCCGAAGAGCTGCTTGACTGGACAAACAAGCTCCCTGGCTGGCCGGAACGGGTTCTGGTAATGCAACGCAACTGGATTGGCAAGAGCTATGGTTGCGAAATCGACTTTGCCCTTGATGGCAAAGCTGGGGCAATCCGGGTGTTTACCACCCGCCAGGATACGCTTTTTGGTGCAACCTTCATGTCCCTGGCCCCTGAGCATCCTCTCGCTCTGGAGCTGACAACTGATGACCGGCGCAGCGAAGTCGAGGCGTTTATCGACAAGGTCAGAAAGACCGAGAAAGCAAAGAGAACTGCCGATGACCTGGAAAAAGAAGGGGTGTTTACAGGCTCCTACTGCATTAACCCGGTAACCGGTCGGAAGATGCCGGTTTACCTGGCTAATTTCGTTCTTCTCGATTACGGCACCGGCGCGGTCATGGCTGTGCCTACCCATGACCAGAGAGATTTCGAATTTGCCCAAAAATACGATCTGCCATTGCAGGTGGTTATCCAGCCACCTGGAGAGCAGCTTGATGCGGTGAACATGAAAGCCGCCTACACTGACCCGGGGATCATGGCCAACTCTGGCGAGTTTGACGGTCTGAGCAGTACGGACGCCAAGGAGAAAATTGCTGATTACCTGGGAGCAAAGGGACTGGGCACCAAGACAGTCAACTTCAGGCTGCGCGACTGGCTGATATCCAGGCAGCGGTATTGGGGAAACCCGATCCCGGTTATTTATTGTGACTGCTGTGGGGTTGTACCGGTTCCGGAAAAGGATCTGCCGGTAGTTCTTCCCAAGGATGTTGCCTTTACCGGCGAGGGGGGGAATCCTCTTGCCCGGGTTGAATCGTTTGCCAAAGTTGCCTGCCCTAAATGTGGCAAACCGGCGCGGCGCGAGACCGATACCATGGACACCTTCGTACAGTCCTCATGGTATTTCCTGCGCTACTGTTGCCCTTCATTCAACAATGGGCCGATTGATAAACAAGAGGCCGAATACTGGATGTCGGTTGACCAATATATCGGCGGGATTGAACATGCGGTCCTGCACCTGCTTTATGCACGGTTTTTTACCAAGGTTCTGCGTGACCTCGGCTATGTCGATATTGATGAGCCGTTCACCAATCTTCTCACTCAGGGGATGGTAATCAAAGACGGGGCAAAGATGAGCAAATCCAAGGGTAATGTGGTTGACCCGGATGCGCTTATTCAGAAATACGGGGCTGATACTGCCCGCCTGTTCTCGCTTTTTGCCGCACCTCCGGAGAAGGACCTTGACTGGAGTGATCACGGGGTGGATGGTAGCTATCGTTTCCTGAACCGTGTCTGGAAGTTGGTCTTTGAGTTAAAGCCTTTGGTTGAGAAGGCAGGCAGGCTTGATCCAGGTAATCTGGGTGATGATGCCAAGGCGCTGCGCCGGGTGCTGCATAAGACTATTCGCAAGGTAACGGAAGATGTCGGGGAGAGGTTCCATTTCAATACCGCTATTTCCGCCATCATGGAGCTTGTCAATGCGGTATTCTCCTTTGAGCCTAAGAATGACCCTGCCAACGGTGCGGTGCTGAAAGAAACCGTCGAGGCAATGGTACTGATGCTGGCACCGTTTGTGCCTCATTTCGCCGAAGAATTATGGCATATCCTGGGGCATGAAGGTGGTGTCGAGGTTCACGGTTGGCCGAAATACGATGCTGCTGCTGCTGTAGACGAGGAACTCCTGGTTGTACTACAGGTTAATGGCAAACTCAGAGGTAAAGTTACCGTACCTGCAGATGCGACTCAGGAGTCGATAGAGCAGGCAGCACTTGCTGATCCGAAAATTCAGGTGTATCTAGAGGGGAAAACGGTTCGCAAGGTAATTTACGTACCTGGCAAGCTTTTGAATATTGTTGTCGGCTGA
- a CDS encoding response regulator, whose translation MQEYKVLIVEDSPTMRQLISFALKRLRGIKIVEANDGVDGLKKLSSESFDLVFTDINMPVMDGLKLVSLVRSDPNYKHIPIVIITTEGAQEDRERALALGASDYITKPIQPNRILDVTRSLLSIP comes from the coding sequence ATGCAGGAATACAAGGTGCTGATTGTAGAAGATTCACCAACTATGCGCCAATTGATCTCCTTTGCTTTGAAACGTTTGCGCGGCATAAAGATCGTGGAGGCCAATGACGGGGTCGATGGCCTTAAGAAGTTGTCTTCGGAGAGCTTTGATCTTGTTTTCACTGACATAAACATGCCGGTGATGGACGGTCTCAAACTGGTCAGTCTTGTGCGGAGTGATCCGAACTACAAGCATATTCCTATTGTCATAATAACTACTGAGGGGGCTCAGGAAGACAGGGAGCGCGCCCTTGCTCTCGGAGCAAGCGACTACATCACCAAGCCGATCCAGCCTAACCGGATTCTTGACGTGACAAGAAGTCTTCTTAGTATTCCTTGA
- the cheB gene encoding chemotaxis-specific protein-glutamate methyltransferase CheB, with product MRPIRVVVIDDSAYNRRTITKMLQEIENVEVVGYASNGEEGLRRIIDLRPDLITLDLEMPRMDGFTMLRIMMNSCPTPTIVISAKSEDERVFKALELGAADFIAKPTSSISEEIITIKEDLFAKVRNVFNLNISRLRRHDETQQADEEAGGFDLYMPLKPELISRFDVLAIGSSTGGPPALQAVFASLPVEIPFGVAVAQHMPAGFTKAFAERLNRTFSFEIIEASDGDYVRPNRIFIAPGGKNMIFQKLSDGVVARIVKPDDGDRYTPSVDAMFSSLAAIYGPKLLSVVLTGMGNDGSKGVLDVKAAGGEVLAEAEDSAVVFGMPREAIATGVVTSVAPIELMGREIALQSGLLMYSA from the coding sequence GTGAGACCTATCAGGGTTGTTGTTATCGATGATTCGGCCTACAATCGTCGTACTATAACTAAAATGCTGCAAGAGATTGAAAACGTAGAGGTTGTGGGGTATGCCTCCAATGGAGAAGAGGGGTTGAGGCGCATTATTGACCTTCGCCCCGACCTGATCACTCTTGATCTTGAAATGCCGAGGATGGACGGATTTACGATGCTGAGGATAATGATGAACTCGTGTCCGACGCCGACAATCGTCATCAGTGCCAAGAGTGAGGATGAAAGGGTATTCAAGGCTCTGGAACTCGGAGCCGCTGATTTCATCGCCAAACCAACTAGTTCAATTTCGGAAGAGATCATCACCATAAAGGAGGATCTCTTTGCAAAAGTCCGGAACGTTTTCAACCTGAATATTTCCAGGCTCAGGCGTCACGACGAAACACAACAGGCAGATGAAGAGGCTGGCGGGTTTGACCTGTATATGCCGCTGAAGCCTGAACTTATTTCGCGGTTTGATGTTTTGGCTATCGGCTCTTCAACTGGCGGTCCTCCTGCGTTGCAGGCGGTATTTGCTTCATTGCCCGTCGAGATTCCTTTTGGTGTTGCGGTAGCACAACATATGCCTGCCGGATTTACCAAGGCCTTTGCCGAGAGGTTGAACAGGACTTTTTCGTTCGAGATAATAGAGGCTAGCGATGGCGACTATGTACGGCCTAACCGCATTTTTATTGCGCCGGGCGGAAAGAATATGATTTTTCAGAAGCTTTCTGATGGGGTTGTTGCCCGGATTGTGAAGCCGGATGACGGTGACCGGTATACTCCATCAGTTGATGCTATGTTTTCCTCATTGGCTGCGATTTATGGACCAAAGCTGCTTTCTGTGGTCTTGACCGGCATGGGTAACGATGGCAGTAAAGGGGTGCTAGATGTCAAAGCCGCCGGTGGCGAGGTGCTGGCAGAAGCAGAGGACTCTGCGGTTGTCTTTGGCATGCCCCGCGAGGCGATAGCAACCGGGGTGGTTACGTCGGTTGCCCCAATAGAACTCATGGGGAGAGAGATTGCACTACAGAGCGGTTTGTTGATGTATTCTGCCTGA
- a CDS encoding rod shape-determining protein: MLKIFDYLFGMFSNDLAIDLGTANTLVYLKGKGIVMREPSVVAVQKMNNGQQKVLAVGMEAKKMLGRTPGSITAIRPMKDGVIADFDITEEMLRYFIHRVHNRKTLVRPRIVICVPSGITQVEKRAVKESAESAGAREVYLIEEPMAAAIGAGLPITEASGNMIVDIGGGTTEVAVISLAGIVYTKSVRVGGDKMDEAIVQYIKRKYNLLIGDRTAEIIKIEIGEAYSAGDLHTMEVKGRDLVSGIPKTVEINSDEIREALSEPVNAIVEAVKICLERTPPELAADIVDKGIVLAGGGALLRNLDLLLREETGLPVVTAEDPLSCVVLGSGKVLDELNLLKSVAITS; encoded by the coding sequence ATGTTGAAGATATTTGATTATCTTTTCGGAATGTTTTCCAACGATCTTGCCATTGATCTTGGTACGGCCAACACCCTTGTTTATCTTAAAGGTAAAGGGATTGTGATGCGGGAGCCGTCTGTTGTGGCGGTTCAGAAGATGAATAACGGTCAGCAGAAAGTCCTTGCTGTGGGGATGGAGGCCAAGAAGATGCTGGGCCGGACTCCAGGGAGCATTACTGCAATCAGGCCGATGAAGGATGGTGTCATTGCAGACTTTGATATTACTGAAGAGATGCTGCGCTATTTTATTCACCGCGTTCACAACAGGAAAACCCTGGTTCGCCCCAGGATTGTGATCTGCGTTCCGTCAGGGATCACCCAGGTTGAAAAGCGTGCGGTTAAAGAGTCTGCCGAGTCTGCAGGAGCCAGAGAGGTCTATCTCATCGAGGAGCCCATGGCCGCTGCAATAGGGGCCGGCCTGCCGATTACCGAGGCCTCGGGCAATATGATTGTAGATATCGGTGGGGGCACAACCGAGGTAGCTGTAATTTCTCTGGCCGGTATCGTCTATACAAAATCGGTCAGGGTCGGCGGCGACAAGATGGATGAGGCGATTGTTCAATATATCAAGCGTAAGTACAATCTGCTGATTGGAGACAGGACCGCTGAAATTATCAAGATCGAGATCGGCGAGGCATATTCAGCCGGCGACCTTCACACTATGGAGGTAAAAGGCCGCGACCTCGTTTCCGGCATCCCCAAGACGGTCGAGATTAATTCTGATGAGATCAGAGAAGCACTGTCAGAGCCAGTCAATGCAATTGTGGAAGCGGTCAAGATCTGTCTTGAGAGGACTCCGCCGGAGCTGGCTGCTGATATCGTCGATAAGGGAATAGTCCTTGCCGGTGGCGGGGCACTTCTCAGAAACCTGGATCTTCTTCTTCGCGAGGAGACAGGACTTCCTGTCGTGACAGCAGAGGATCCTCTTTCCTGTGTTGTGCTCGGCTCCGGAAAAGTGCTGGACGAACTGAACCTTCTTAAGAGTGTTGCGATTACTTCATAG
- a CDS encoding c(7)-type cytochrome triheme domain-containing protein has translation MKRFFVSALLLLAAPLLLFAKDYKKVTFHTDNAGKVIFDHDVHLKKLANDCTVCHSSLYQIGKKNPVVTMAEMEKGKSCGFCHNKVRAFSVSECVRCHIVDKVPIVIPDFGTLLFDHKFHLGLYTCADCHNKYFYAQSGKNPHVTMKQMEGGKSCGACHDGKTGFSVKGDCVRCHIVKDISFAAADPFSHSYHLKMFGCYDCHSKLFIAGPNAKRHTMKEMETGSSCGGCHDAKTAFSVKGDCNRCHKSVGDVSFKASKALFPHTFHLTIYRCADCHSGIYTAGPRRTPYTMADMEKKIGRSCGACHEGDMAFSAWGSCNRCHTETKELEWKIPGAGKAVFSHSYHMGKKFSCGDCHFGIFATGTMAKRFTMKQMEKGDSCGACHDGKGAFSVSANCGRCHPVKDIDFVLGGKFSHSVHYALYSCTACHNKLFKDGVGNKSRTMPDMEKGLSCGACHLSGKDAFTVSGNCGRCHNGAPELQMQSQGAGPTPFSHQIHTSVYKCDDCHNKVFTTGVAAKRYSMSQMEAGKSCGACHNDKDAFTAAANCTRCHPVKDIPYKNWGGLFKHSVHITLYRCNRCHDSIFVAGPGRRSYTMPDMESGKSCGACHDGKEAFSVKKDCDKCHPQTKAIKYDFPDKKTSSAYFSHKLHKTKGYKCTDCHYKIFKTGVNRRSYSMAEMQSAKSCGACHAYNITGSPNCAKCHKGDSEVM, from the coding sequence TTGAAACGCTTCTTCGTGTCGGCATTACTGTTATTAGCCGCACCGTTACTTCTGTTTGCCAAGGACTATAAAAAGGTAACCTTTCATACGGATAATGCCGGTAAGGTCATCTTTGATCATGACGTCCATCTGAAAAAGCTGGCAAACGATTGCACGGTTTGTCATAGCTCTCTCTATCAGATCGGCAAGAAGAATCCCGTTGTGACAATGGCTGAGATGGAGAAGGGGAAGTCATGCGGATTCTGTCACAACAAGGTTCGTGCTTTTTCTGTTTCGGAATGCGTAAGGTGCCATATCGTCGACAAGGTTCCGATTGTCATCCCTGATTTCGGGACCCTTCTTTTCGACCATAAATTCCATCTGGGACTCTATACCTGCGCTGACTGCCATAACAAATACTTCTATGCCCAGTCGGGCAAGAACCCGCATGTTACCATGAAACAGATGGAAGGTGGGAAGTCTTGTGGTGCCTGCCACGACGGCAAGACCGGCTTTTCTGTCAAGGGAGACTGTGTCCGCTGTCATATAGTCAAGGATATCTCTTTTGCTGCTGCAGACCCGTTCAGTCATTCCTATCATCTGAAAATGTTCGGTTGCTATGATTGCCACAGCAAACTGTTCATTGCCGGGCCCAATGCCAAAAGGCACACAATGAAAGAGATGGAGACCGGCAGTTCCTGTGGCGGTTGCCATGACGCAAAAACAGCCTTTTCTGTCAAGGGTGACTGCAACCGTTGCCACAAATCTGTTGGTGATGTGAGCTTCAAGGCGTCCAAAGCACTTTTCCCCCATACCTTCCATCTCACTATCTATCGCTGCGCTGACTGCCATAGTGGCATATATACTGCCGGTCCCCGGCGAACTCCTTACACAATGGCCGACATGGAGAAGAAGATCGGTCGCTCGTGTGGTGCCTGCCATGAAGGTGATATGGCTTTTTCTGCCTGGGGGAGTTGCAACCGCTGCCACACTGAGACAAAAGAGCTGGAGTGGAAGATCCCAGGTGCCGGAAAAGCTGTTTTTAGCCACAGCTATCACATGGGTAAAAAGTTCTCCTGTGGTGATTGCCATTTCGGCATATTTGCTACGGGCACTATGGCCAAACGTTTCACCATGAAGCAGATGGAGAAGGGCGATTCGTGCGGGGCGTGCCATGACGGTAAAGGTGCCTTCAGTGTTTCCGCCAACTGTGGCCGCTGCCACCCGGTAAAAGATATTGATTTTGTTCTGGGGGGCAAATTCAGCCATTCTGTTCATTACGCGTTGTATTCCTGCACGGCCTGTCATAATAAGCTGTTCAAAGATGGGGTTGGCAACAAGAGCCGAACCATGCCTGATATGGAGAAAGGGTTGTCGTGCGGCGCCTGTCATTTGAGCGGCAAGGACGCCTTCACGGTCTCCGGGAATTGTGGCAGATGCCACAATGGCGCACCTGAGTTGCAGATGCAATCCCAGGGCGCAGGTCCGACGCCGTTTAGTCACCAAATTCATACTTCGGTTTACAAGTGCGATGATTGTCACAATAAAGTGTTCACTACCGGTGTTGCGGCAAAGAGATACTCAATGTCTCAGATGGAGGCTGGAAAGTCATGCGGCGCCTGCCACAATGACAAGGATGCCTTTACTGCCGCCGCTAACTGTACCCGTTGTCATCCGGTAAAGGACATCCCGTATAAAAATTGGGGAGGGCTGTTCAAGCACTCAGTCCATATTACCCTTTATCGTTGCAACCGCTGCCATGACAGCATCTTTGTTGCCGGCCCCGGACGACGCTCATACACAATGCCCGACATGGAGTCGGGGAAATCATGCGGCGCCTGCCATGACGGTAAAGAAGCATTTTCAGTAAAGAAGGATTGCGACAAGTGCCATCCCCAGACAAAAGCAATTAAATACGATTTCCCCGATAAGAAGACGAGCAGCGCTTATTTCAGTCACAAGCTTCATAAGACCAAGGGGTATAAGTGTACTGACTGCCATTACAAGATTTTTAAAACCGGGGTGAATCGCAGGTCCTATTCGATGGCTGAAATGCAGTCCGCAAAATCATGCGGGGCCTGTCACGCCTACAATATCACCGGCAGCCCGAACTGCGCAAAATGTCACAAAGGCGATAGCGAAGTAATGTAA
- the holA gene encoding DNA polymerase III subunit delta, with translation MKPEELEIAIGRGEIAPVYYFYGDEPYLMERGISRLLERLVDPASRDFNLNVYYGAECKGEEIADTAQTLPMFADWRVVLVKRGEALSAAALDQLFFYVQNPSPTSCLIIQGEKIDQRKKFFTELKKHGVLVECKRPYENQLGAFIKSEAGGYGKKINAAAAEMLVHLVGNNLQELASQIEKVAMYAGQRGTIELSDVRSIVSDTKVDNVFELANALGAKNLATAMRRLQTILRDGEAPLMLLAMITRHFRQVWQVRELLDKKVAEPEIAKKTGINPYFLKGMLKQASNFSTGECRRLFELFFAADLSMKSGGRPTIVIGELVMKICAGSR, from the coding sequence GTGAAGCCAGAAGAACTTGAAATTGCCATAGGCCGGGGGGAGATTGCGCCTGTCTATTATTTTTATGGGGATGAGCCGTACCTCATGGAGCGGGGGATAAGCAGACTCCTGGAGCGTCTCGTGGATCCGGCGAGTCGCGACTTCAATCTTAATGTTTACTATGGAGCGGAATGCAAGGGTGAAGAGATTGCCGATACCGCCCAAACCTTGCCGATGTTTGCCGACTGGAGAGTGGTCCTGGTCAAACGGGGAGAGGCGTTATCCGCGGCAGCACTGGATCAGCTGTTCTTCTATGTACAGAATCCATCGCCTACCAGCTGTCTGATCATCCAGGGCGAAAAAATCGACCAGCGGAAGAAGTTTTTTACTGAGTTGAAGAAACATGGCGTTCTTGTGGAATGCAAGCGGCCGTATGAAAACCAGCTTGGCGCTTTTATCAAATCTGAAGCAGGGGGCTACGGCAAGAAGATCAATGCTGCCGCTGCGGAAATGCTGGTCCATCTTGTTGGAAATAATCTCCAGGAACTCGCTTCGCAGATCGAAAAAGTTGCCATGTACGCCGGGCAACGCGGAACAATAGAGCTGTCAGACGTACGAAGCATTGTTTCGGATACCAAAGTAGACAATGTTTTTGAACTTGCCAATGCCCTTGGTGCGAAAAATCTGGCTACTGCCATGAGACGCCTGCAGACTATCTTACGGGACGGTGAAGCACCGTTGATGCTCCTGGCAATGATCACCCGTCATTTTCGGCAGGTTTGGCAAGTGCGGGAGTTGCTTGACAAAAAGGTAGCTGAGCCGGAAATCGCCAAGAAAACCGGAATTAACCCATATTTTCTAAAAGGGATGCTCAAACAGGCCAGTAATTTCAGCACAGGGGAATGTCGCAGGCTTTTCGAGCTGTTCTTCGCTGCCGATCTATCAATGAAGAGTGGTGGGCGGCCAACAATCGTTATTGGCGAACTTGTTATGAAGATCTGTGCCGGAAGTAGGTAA